A region from the Lates calcarifer isolate ASB-BC8 linkage group LG2, TLL_Latcal_v3, whole genome shotgun sequence genome encodes:
- the LOC108876954 gene encoding PWWP domain-containing DNA repair factor 3B, with the protein MTGGPRKTRKGKPKKTQAEKVSSDTVSSPVTEQSDAVPGSDLATVSHSLAGFSPSSPKRSRKQTQQVCLTSTPVRSSSIDNLSNILESPPGAKQAELEYTEVVTQLKTSEVDSPCSKSKSQSKCKSGHASKPRQVRQRRKKEQVQTCSKTSGPQAKGQRGRKRKKETGVSQEDTTSLSSIRSRPRFELEKPDAAEQDESLLSSDLSIELSHHEEQLPSLSFQEDDESDIDDEEELPSFLMQKDKKPPSITEGVFVWCKFRNYPFWPALVKSVNRKQKKASIIFIDDPMIDTKKGLSVALKTMKPFDCEEGKELVDKAKEKYDAAIEWSLELISDYRIRIACGSFSGSFIEYFAHGMSYPVRRKYPQAASERLTITSDTMMEEPSDDHKEDSFNEQHGEVSRSSKRLLPDRTHAAHNRANEKLVHFIVKQRMVEGRLLAVIRGQQQSRWLRSFLSANRRRVVNTYLEDDQQLDQVYLYLNELYATAMSTAPGLSKVKSMERVPFVLDVLLPEAIIHAIAGVDNVSVKKAEEKYLKGRCISNRERQEFDLMIERQIMKKSQHQNTAFALFSDPIS; encoded by the exons ATGACAG GTGGACCTCggaaaacaagaaaagggaAACCTAAGAAGACACAGGCAGAGAAAGTCTCCTCAGACACCGTTTCATCTCCAGTCACAGAGCAGTCAGATGCTGTGCCAGGCAGTGATTTGGCTACGGTCAGCCATTCTCTGGCAGGCTTCTCACCAAGTTCTCCaaaaagaagcaggaaacaaacacaacaagtcTGCCTGACCTCCACACCAGTACGCAGCTCCTCCATTGACAATCTGTCCAATATCTTAGAGTCCCCTCCTGGAGCAAAACAAGCAGAGCTTGAATACACCGAAGTCGTCACTCAATTAAAG ACGTCAGAGGTAGACTCCCCTTGCTCCAAATCAAAATCTCAAAGCAAATGCAAGAGCGGTCATGCTTCAAAGCCAAGACAAGTccgacagaggaggaagaaggagcaAGTGCAGACCTGCAGTAAAACCAGTGGTCCACAGGCCAAGGGCCAGCGtggcaggaagaggaagaaagagacaggGGTTTCACAGGAGGATACCACTTCTCTGTCATCCATACGCTCTAGACCAAGATTTGAACTGGAGAAGCCCGATGCAGCAGAACAAG ACGAGTCTTTGCTGTCTTCAGATCTATCGATAGAGCTGAGTCACCATGAGGAACAGCTGCCATCTTTGTCTTTCCAAGAAGATGATGAAAGTGATattgatgatgaggaggagctACCAAGTTTCTTGATGCAGAAGGACAAAA AGCCCCCATCCATTACAGAAGGAGTGTTTGTATGGTGCAAATTTAGAAATTATCCATTCTGGCCTGCATTG GTAAAAAGTGTGAACCGTAAGCAGAAAAAAGCCAGCATCATATTCATTGATGATCCAATGATCGACACAAAGAAAGG GTTATCTGTGGCTTTGAAAACCATGAAGCCGTTTGACTGTGAAGAAGGGAAGGAACTGGTG GATAAAGCCAAAGAAAAGTATGACGCTGCAATTGAGTGGTCCTTGGAACTCATATCAGACTACAGAATTCGGATTG cATGTGGCTCATTTTCTGGCTCCTTCATTGAGTACTTTGCTCATGGCATGA GCTATCCAGTGAGGAGGAAGTACCCGCAGGCAGCTTCAGAGAGACTAACCATCACCAGCGACACAATGATGGAGGAGCCGAGTGATGATCATAAGGAGGACAGCTTTAATGAACAGCATGGGGAGGTTAGCAGGAGTTCAAAGAGGCTGCTGCCAGACCGGACTCATGCCGCCCACAACCGTGCCAATGAGAAGCTCGTGCATTTCATTGTCAAGCAGCGCATGGTGGAAGGACGACTTCTG GCTGTGATCCGTGGGCAGCAGCAGTCCAGATGGCTTCGCTCCTTTCTGAGTGCCAATCGGAGACGGGTGGTGAACACATACCTGGAGGACGACCAGCAGTTGGACCAGGTCTACTTGTACCTAAATGAGCTCTATGCAACAGCCATGTCCACAGCTCCTGGCCTGTCAAAGGTGAAATCCATGGAACGTGTCCCCTTTGTCCTGGATGTGCTTCTTCCTGAG GCCATCATCCATGCCATAGCTGGGGTGGACAATGTCTCAGTGAAAAAGGCAGAGGAAAAGTATCTTAAAGGGAGATGTATAAGTAACAG agaaagacaggagtTCGATTTGATGATTGAGCGGCAGATAATGAAAAAATCACAGCATCAGAACACTGCTTTTGCATTATTCTCTGACCCCATCAGTTAG